In a genomic window of Prochlorococcus marinus subsp. marinus str. CCMP1375:
- a CDS encoding YSC84-related protein — protein MYFKNFKQLFLISLFFVPQNFIEVKASQFNPIISNEYSNNLLISGWKPLGNKSKNKNKANEKTIDALNDFKKMPFLKPYFKKARGYAVFPNVGKGGIGIGGARGKGEVFENGNVIGSTTLTQVSIGFQLGGQAFSQIIFFKDKKSLDRFTQGNFEFGASASAALISEGVNASADYSDGVAVLTFSKGGLMYEASIGGQKFSYSSY, from the coding sequence ATGTATTTTAAAAATTTCAAACAATTATTTTTAATATCATTATTTTTTGTACCACAGAATTTCATTGAAGTTAAAGCATCCCAATTTAATCCAATAATTTCAAATGAATATTCAAATAATTTATTAATATCAGGGTGGAAACCTCTTGGTAATAAAAGCAAGAATAAAAATAAAGCAAATGAAAAAACAATCGATGCATTAAATGATTTCAAAAAAATGCCTTTCTTGAAACCTTATTTTAAGAAAGCTAGAGGTTATGCAGTTTTCCCAAATGTAGGGAAAGGCGGTATTGGTATTGGTGGTGCTAGAGGGAAAGGGGAGGTTTTTGAAAATGGAAATGTTATTGGCTCGACTACCCTAACTCAAGTTTCTATAGGATTTCAATTAGGAGGACAAGCATTTAGCCAAATTATCTTTTTTAAAGATAAAAAATCTCTAGATAGATTTACTCAAGGTAATTTTGAGTTTGGTGCCTCAGCAAGTGCAGCATTAATATCTGAAGGAGTTAATGCTTCTGCAGACTACAGCGATGGAGTCGCAGTTCTTACTTTTTCAAAAGGGGGGCTTATGTATGAAGCCAGCATAGGTGGTCAAAAATTTAGCTATTCAAGTTACTAA